One window from the genome of Erwinia sorbitola encodes:
- a CDS encoding beta-glucosidase family protein, whose amino-acid sequence MKKDFQAIIAAMTAEEKVALLSGSGLWRTASFPRHGIEDIIMTDGTYGVRYSTSQIEQGENWNITDFLEVISQSAGEVEQEEQKGGSEALFSKSKPATCFPNGSTLACSWDSELVYQMGEALAKECQSMGVGILLGPGMNIRRTPLAGRGYEYYSEDPVVSGDIAAALINGLQDGGVGASLKHFAANNSEFRRTEMDSVVEERALREIYLSGFKRAIDKSNPWTVMSSYNRLNGVQTSQDRWLLTEVLRDEWHYKGLVMSDWYGIKDRPASLLAGNDLAMPETRRDKQELLEAIKQGEIPQAILDTACLRMLTLIDKVQRHRKPETQVSYPQHHQLAQRLAAESIVMLKNEDNLLPLRADKQRTIAVLGKPAQEPVIQGSGCATTVPYTLDRPLDEIFDVAGQDFNIEYAVGAPQDDATDPQALAKAVEVAKKADVAVLFVSTAIGEDGENGDRQDLHILPSHEALIRAVACEQPNLVVVLANSDAVVMPWLSDCKALLETFFAGQGMGRAVADILFGRANPCGKLTVTVPNTLEETPAWLSYPGENLRHHYSEGLFVGYRYYDRRKLTPQFPFGFGLSYTTFSYANLKASATQLEEGEALSVSVDVTNSGQVAGKEIVQLYLTAPAGELLREELALKAFTKVELAAGETKTVTLVVDWQDFACFHPGMSRWVVDSGDYQLHVARSSRDIALSTQIAVHAKPWYVPLKADNSLQQLMSNPPAFDRVVKLLLSKNKLPESLLKEKLSAMAPDLFCGLFIALTEFLAIDITRQELENALEEPDEV is encoded by the coding sequence ATGAAAAAAGATTTCCAGGCGATCATTGCCGCCATGACTGCGGAAGAGAAAGTTGCCCTGTTAAGCGGTAGCGGTCTGTGGCGTACCGCCAGCTTCCCGCGCCATGGCATTGAAGACATTATTATGACCGATGGTACCTATGGCGTGCGCTACAGTACCAGCCAGATTGAACAAGGGGAAAACTGGAACATTACCGATTTCCTCGAAGTGATTAGTCAGAGCGCGGGCGAGGTCGAGCAGGAGGAGCAGAAAGGTGGCTCCGAGGCGTTGTTCAGTAAATCAAAACCGGCCACCTGCTTTCCGAATGGCTCCACGCTGGCCTGTAGCTGGGACAGCGAGCTGGTGTATCAGATGGGTGAAGCGCTGGCGAAAGAGTGCCAGTCGATGGGCGTTGGGATCCTGCTCGGCCCGGGCATGAATATTCGCCGTACGCCTCTGGCTGGCCGGGGCTATGAATATTACTCCGAAGATCCGGTGGTCAGTGGGGATATAGCTGCCGCACTGATTAACGGTTTGCAGGACGGTGGCGTGGGGGCCAGCCTGAAACATTTTGCCGCCAACAACTCTGAGTTCCGTCGTACGGAGATGGATTCAGTGGTGGAAGAGCGCGCGCTGCGTGAAATATATCTGAGCGGCTTTAAGCGGGCGATCGACAAGTCCAATCCCTGGACGGTGATGTCCTCTTATAACCGCCTGAATGGTGTACAGACCTCACAGGATCGCTGGCTGCTGACGGAGGTGCTGCGCGATGAGTGGCACTATAAAGGGCTGGTGATGTCCGACTGGTACGGCATTAAAGATCGTCCTGCTTCACTGCTGGCGGGGAACGATCTTGCGATGCCTGAAACCCGGCGCGACAAGCAGGAGCTGCTTGAAGCCATTAAGCAGGGTGAGATTCCGCAGGCAATTCTCGATACGGCCTGTTTGCGTATGCTGACGCTGATCGACAAAGTGCAGCGCCACCGTAAACCAGAGACTCAGGTCAGCTACCCGCAGCATCACCAGCTGGCACAGCGGCTGGCCGCTGAGTCCATTGTGATGCTGAAAAATGAGGATAATCTGCTGCCGCTGCGGGCGGATAAGCAGCGCACCATCGCCGTGCTGGGTAAACCGGCGCAGGAGCCGGTAATTCAGGGTTCCGGCTGTGCCACTACCGTACCGTATACGCTCGATCGCCCGCTTGATGAGATCTTCGATGTGGCAGGCCAGGATTTCAATATCGAGTATGCCGTAGGTGCGCCACAGGATGACGCGACCGATCCCCAGGCGCTGGCGAAGGCTGTTGAGGTTGCTAAAAAAGCCGATGTTGCCGTGCTATTTGTCAGCACCGCTATTGGTGAAGACGGCGAAAATGGCGATCGCCAGGATCTGCATATTCTGCCGAGCCACGAAGCGCTGATCCGCGCTGTCGCCTGCGAGCAGCCTAACCTGGTGGTGGTACTGGCCAACAGCGATGCGGTAGTGATGCCGTGGCTGTCCGACTGTAAAGCGCTGCTGGAAACCTTCTTTGCCGGGCAGGGCATGGGTCGCGCGGTGGCGGATATTCTGTTCGGTCGCGCTAACCCCTGCGGCAAACTGACGGTAACGGTTCCCAATACGCTGGAGGAGACGCCCGCCTGGCTCAGTTACCCGGGTGAAAACCTGCGCCATCACTACAGCGAAGGGTTATTTGTCGGGTACCGCTATTACGATCGCCGAAAACTTACCCCTCAATTCCCGTTTGGTTTCGGTCTGAGCTATACCACCTTCAGCTATGCCAATCTGAAGGCATCGGCGACACAGCTGGAAGAGGGCGAGGCATTAAGCGTCAGCGTTGATGTGACTAACAGCGGTCAGGTCGCCGGGAAAGAGATCGTGCAGCTCTATCTCACCGCCCCCGCCGGAGAGTTGTTGCGTGAAGAGCTGGCACTGAAAGCCTTTACTAAAGTTGAGCTGGCAGCAGGCGAAACCAAAACGGTGACGCTGGTTGTCGACTGGCAGGACTTTGCCTGTTTCCATCCGGGGATGAGCCGGTGGGTGGTGGATTCCGGTGATTATCAGCTGCATGTGGCCCGTTCCTCACGAGATATTGCCCTCAGTACACAGATTGCCGTCCACGCGAAGCCATGGTATGTGCCGCTGAAAGCGGATAATTCATTGCAGCAGCTGATGAGTAATCCTCCGGCATTTGATCGTGTAGTGAAATTGTTGCTAAGTAAAAATAAGTTGCCTGAATCGCTGCTTAAAGAAAAACTAAGCGCTATGGCACCCGATCTGTTCTGCGGACTGTTTATTGCTCTGACGGAGTTCCTGGCTATTGATATTACCCGGCAGGAGTTAGAGAACGCACTGGAGGAACCTGATGAAGTCTAA
- a CDS encoding AraC family transcriptional regulator: protein MFPFSVTQLPRLKSRQQTAIAIHEGSGYELISFDAEKLNVFAAEVYYCEPHWHSAPELVCILSGNFSVTLGHATSVVSAGSMLYIDPDEIHSLEARAPHSQLLTIQFSPHLFDETHPAPQIDDAMIARQGGHALNQQIRNSVIALLEHLVYEHSSFNRIALVYQLLGSLAAAEKDQGDRQLMTIKKKDQQLIKRAIEYINQHFDEELSLATVAESVDVSYHHFSRTFKKISGYNFKEYLTMIRINKAKRLLKDTNIPITDISYTCGFGGHKQLIFAFNKYCRMTPTAFRKNYLTAIHSTAEKPVMTDFRCLPLDQRVIDFLRNFKEMGA from the coding sequence ATGTTTCCATTTTCTGTCACGCAGCTGCCAAGGTTAAAATCCCGGCAGCAAACGGCAATAGCGATTCATGAAGGCAGCGGCTATGAGCTGATCTCTTTTGATGCGGAAAAGCTGAATGTTTTTGCTGCTGAGGTTTACTACTGTGAACCTCACTGGCATTCGGCTCCGGAGCTGGTCTGTATTTTGTCGGGCAATTTTTCAGTGACGCTGGGGCATGCTACCTCAGTGGTCAGCGCTGGAAGTATGCTGTATATCGACCCGGATGAAATCCACTCACTGGAGGCGCGTGCGCCGCACAGCCAGCTGCTGACCATTCAGTTCTCGCCCCATCTGTTTGATGAAACCCATCCTGCACCGCAGATAGATGATGCAATGATCGCCCGGCAGGGCGGTCATGCTCTCAATCAGCAAATCAGAAACAGCGTGATTGCTCTGCTTGAGCACCTGGTTTATGAGCACTCTTCGTTTAACCGTATCGCGCTGGTGTACCAGCTGCTGGGGTCGCTGGCGGCGGCGGAGAAGGATCAGGGCGATCGGCAGCTTATGACCATCAAAAAAAAGGATCAGCAGCTGATCAAACGCGCGATTGAATATATTAATCAGCATTTTGATGAGGAGCTGAGTTTAGCCACGGTGGCTGAAAGCGTGGACGTCAGCTATCACCATTTCTCACGTACTTTTAAAAAGATCAGCGGGTATAATTTTAAAGAATATCTGACCATGATCCGCATTAATAAAGCTAAAAGACTGCTAAAAGACACCAATATTCCTATTACGGATATTAGCTACACCTGCGGTTTTGGCGGGCATAAACAGCTGATTTTCGCCTTCAATAAGTATTGCCGTATGACTCCAACCGCGTTCAGAAAGAATTACCTTACGGCGATCCATTCCACTGCTGAAAAACCCGTGATGACCGATTTCCGCTGTCTGCCGTTGGATCAGCGGGTGATTGATTTTTTGCGGAACTTTAAGGAGATGGGGGCGTAG
- a CDS encoding ornithine decarboxylase, which produces MTPLKIAASTTVAIHLQTGREVVTLDNTDFTDVAAVVLSVSDSRSGVLALLRHTGFNLPVFIALDDASQAVDLPEVEGVLTGDSSDASLLETAAAAYQANLLPPFFQTLTKYVAMDNTTFACPGHQGGEFFKKHPAGRQFYDFFGENVFRADMCNADVKLGDLLIHEGSAKHAQKFAAKVFNADKTYFVLNGTSSANKVVTNALLTRGDLVLFDRNNHKSNHHGALIQAGATPVYLETARNPFGFIGGIDAHCFDENYVRDLIKQVAPDRAGDERPFRLAVIQLGTYDGTVYNARKVLDSIGHLCDYILFDSAWVGYEQFIPVMEACSPLLLDLQPSDPGIFVTQSVHKQQAGFSQTSQIHKKDNHIRGQQRFCSHKRLNNAFMLHASTSPFYPLFAALDINAKMHQGEAGRRLWHECVVLGIDARKAILARCEMIKPFIPDEVDGNPWQDAPTATIASDARYFSFAPGAAWHGFAGYEKDQYLVDPCKLLLTTPGIDAASGKYASFGIPATILANYLRENGVVPEKCDLNSILFLLTPAESMEKMARLVAKLAQFEQHIKEDALLRDVLPTIYRKNAVRYEGYTLRRLCQEMHDLYVSHDVKDLQKAMFRQQSLPKMVMNPQDANIEFIRGNVELVPIAQAEGRIAAEGALPYPPGVLCVVPGEVWGGAVQQYFLALEEGINLLPGFSPELQGVYAEADERGVKRLQGYVLV; this is translated from the coding sequence ATGACACCATTGAAAATTGCAGCCAGCACCACCGTGGCAATCCATCTCCAGACCGGGCGCGAAGTCGTTACGCTGGATAACACAGACTTTACCGATGTGGCAGCGGTGGTTCTCTCCGTTTCTGACTCGCGCTCTGGTGTGCTGGCGCTGCTGCGTCATACGGGGTTTAATCTGCCGGTCTTTATCGCGCTGGATGATGCCTCACAGGCCGTTGACCTGCCTGAGGTTGAGGGGGTACTGACGGGGGATAGCAGCGATGCGTCGTTACTGGAAACCGCTGCCGCCGCCTATCAGGCTAATTTACTGCCGCCGTTTTTCCAGACCCTGACCAAATACGTGGCAATGGATAACACCACTTTTGCCTGCCCCGGTCATCAGGGCGGAGAGTTCTTTAAAAAACATCCGGCCGGGCGTCAGTTTTATGACTTCTTTGGTGAGAACGTCTTCCGCGCCGATATGTGTAACGCCGACGTAAAACTTGGCGATCTGCTGATCCACGAAGGTTCGGCTAAACATGCGCAGAAATTTGCGGCCAAAGTGTTTAACGCCGATAAAACCTATTTTGTGCTCAACGGCACCTCCAGCGCTAATAAAGTGGTCACCAATGCGTTGCTGACTCGTGGCGATCTGGTGTTGTTCGACCGAAATAATCATAAGTCGAATCATCACGGCGCGCTGATCCAGGCCGGAGCAACGCCGGTATATCTGGAGACCGCCCGCAACCCGTTTGGCTTTATTGGCGGTATTGATGCGCACTGTTTTGATGAGAACTATGTGCGCGATCTGATTAAGCAGGTGGCTCCGGATCGCGCCGGGGACGAGCGCCCGTTCCGCCTGGCGGTGATCCAGCTTGGCACCTACGATGGCACGGTATACAACGCGCGGAAGGTGCTCGACAGCATTGGCCACCTGTGTGACTACATCCTGTTTGATTCCGCCTGGGTTGGCTACGAGCAGTTTATTCCGGTGATGGAAGCCTGTTCGCCGCTGCTGCTGGATTTGCAGCCTTCCGATCCGGGTATTTTCGTCACCCAGTCTGTACATAAGCAGCAGGCCGGATTCTCGCAGACCTCGCAGATCCACAAGAAAGATAACCATATTCGCGGTCAGCAGCGTTTTTGCAGCCATAAACGGCTGAATAATGCTTTTATGCTGCATGCCTCTACCAGTCCGTTCTACCCGCTGTTTGCTGCGCTGGATATTAACGCCAAAATGCATCAGGGTGAGGCGGGCCGCCGCCTGTGGCATGAGTGCGTGGTGCTGGGAATTGACGCACGTAAGGCGATTCTGGCGCGCTGCGAGATGATTAAGCCGTTTATTCCTGACGAGGTTGACGGCAATCCCTGGCAGGATGCACCTACCGCCACCATCGCCAGCGATGCGCGCTATTTCAGCTTTGCACCGGGTGCGGCATGGCATGGTTTTGCGGGCTATGAGAAAGATCAGTATCTGGTTGATCCATGCAAGCTGCTGCTGACCACGCCGGGCATCGATGCTGCCAGCGGTAAATATGCCTCCTTCGGAATTCCTGCGACCATTCTGGCTAACTACCTGCGTGAAAATGGCGTAGTGCCGGAGAAGTGCGACCTCAACTCTATTCTGTTCCTGCTGACTCCGGCGGAGAGCATGGAGAAGATGGCGCGGCTGGTGGCGAAGCTGGCGCAGTTTGAACAGCACATTAAAGAAGATGCGCTGCTGCGCGATGTATTGCCCACCATCTACCGTAAAAACGCAGTGCGTTACGAAGGCTACACTTTGCGCCGCCTCTGTCAGGAGATGCACGACCTGTATGTCAGCCACGATGTGAAAGATCTGCAAAAGGCGATGTTCCGTCAGCAGAGTCTGCCAAAAATGGTGATGAACCCGCAGGATGCCAATATTGAGTTTATTCGCGGCAACGTCGAGCTGGTGCCTATTGCTCAGGCCGAAGGGCGTATTGCGGCTGAAGGTGCGCTGCCGTATCCACCGGGAGTTCTGTGTGTGGTGCCGGGGGAAGTCTGGGGCGGGGCGGTGCAGCAATATTTCCTCGCGCTGGAGGAGGGGATTAACCTGCTGCCGGGCTTCTCGCCGGAATTGCAGGGCGTATATGCCGAAGCCGATGAGCGGGGAGTTAAACGCTTGCAGGGGTATGTGCTGGTGTAA